CTCTGATTTCATATCACATGCATTAACTGTCTAGGAACTCGTTAAGAGCTTGTTCAGAGCTTGTTCAGAGCTCATGCAAAGAAAGCTACGCGAAAAAGTGCGCGGATTATAAAGAAGAATGCACCACTAATTCAAACCTATTGTTCATTATTTGTGGGGTTTTCCGGTAAACTGCCGGATTTGGCTTTGAAAGCTGTCGGCGCAACAGGCAGCTTTTCAGAACCCCTTCTGGATTAAAAAGGAGATGGTCTGTAGTGAACGACTCCGTTGTGAACGAGCCGGCAGTAAACGGCTCGCTGGCTCTCGATAATATTTCCATTGTCCTGATTAATACCACTCATCCCGGTAATATCGGTGCGGCTGCCCGGGCTATGAAGGCGATGGGGCTCAGCAAGCTGGTACTCGTCGGGCCGGCCGATTTTCCTTCCGGTCATGCCACTGCTCTGGCATCCGGTGCGGACGATATTCTTGCCAATGCAAAAGTGGTTGAGACGTTGGATGAGGCGCTGGCCGGTTGTGAGTTTGTTGTGGGCACCAGTGCCCGTGTGCGTGGTGTGTCGCTGGACCTGGTTGAGCCGAAGGCGTGTGCCAGTCAGATTCTGGATGAAGCCGAACAGGCGCAGGTGGCGCTGGTATTTGGCCGGGAAGACCGGGGGATGACTAACGAAGAGTTAAGGCGTTGTCATTTGCAGGTGCATATTCCAACCAATCCTGACTTTAGCTCCTTGAATCTGGGAGCGGCGGTTCAGGTAATGGCTTATGAGTTGCGGATGACGCATCTGGCTCGTCAGGGGGGTGTTGAGGTGCCCAAAACCAAACAGATGACGCATGCTTCTCAGGACGATATGGAGCGGTTTTATCAGCATCTTTATGAAACACTCGTACAAATAGGCTTTCTTGAGTACAGCAGTCATGAGAAGATCATGGCGAAATTGAGACGACTGTACGGACGCATTCGTCCGGATCGGGTGGAGCTGAGCATCCTGCGCGGCATTCTGTCCGAAACCGGTAAATTTGCGAAGGAATCTTCAGAACACTCTTCAACAGATGCATAGAAGCTGTTTATAAGTAGCTTCTTGTTATAAGTAGCTCCTTAGCGATGCTGTGAAGAGTAACAGGAACAAGACTGACGATTGAATTATGTTTGAGCGACTCAAAGAAGACATCAGAACCGTCATGCAGCGTGACCCTGCCGCCAGAGGGACGTTTGAAGTGGTGACGAATTATCCCGGTTTGCACGCGCTGTTGATGCACCGCGTTGCCCACAGATTGTGGAATGCCGGGTTCTGTTGGCTGGGTCGCAGCCTTTCAACGTTCAGTCGCTGGTTTACCGGTATTGAAATTCACCCCGGGGCGACCATCGGGCGACGCTTCTTTATTGACCATGGTATGGGGGTGGTGATTGGTGAAACCGCGATTATTCACGACGATGTCACCCTGTACCACGGAGCAACGCTGGGCGGTACCTCGCCCAATAAAGGCAAGGATCATCCGGTCAATCAGGGTAAGCGGCATCCGACACTGGCCAATAACGTAGTAGTGGGTGCCGGTGCCAAGATTCTCGGGCCTTTTACCGTCGGTGAGGGGGCTAAGGTTGGATCAAACGCTGTGGTGGTAAAAGAGGTGCCACCGCGTGCGACTGTTGTCGGCATTCCCGGGCGCATTGTTGAGAAACGCACGGAAATCGATTCCCGCCGCCAGCAAATGGCTGAAAAAATAGGCTTTGATGCTTATGCGGTAACGGAAGATATGCCGGATCCGACGTCGAATGCCATTACCGCCATGCTGGATCATCTGCACGCGATGGACGACAGAATGCTGGAAATCTGCAAGGTGCTTGAGGATCGCGAGTTGTGCGGTGATATGAATCCTATCCCCGAGTTGAAAGATGAGGATTTTGCCTCTTTGAAAAGTCGGGAGCAGGCAGAGGCGTAGCTGTCGCTCATAAATCTCAGACCTGTTGGATTTAAGTCTGGCAGGCTCTGGTTTGTCTCTGCAGTCGGGTATCTTGATCCAGATTAATGACTTCGGGCTGTTTAAAGTTGATCGGTGATGACGAAGTCTGTGGACTTGTATAAAATAGCCTGCCGCTATAAATAAACCTCTTTTTAATTCACTCCTGTTTGCTTCTCTCCAATATTTTCTAGAATTCTATTAATACTTGACTGTTTTACTCAGGTATTTCATAATCCGCTTAAATGCTACCGTCAGGTTGTGTTTCAGATGCATGAATCAGCCGACCGGAACCCTGCAAAAGGCTTGTAAGCTGGGCAGGATTTTCGAGCAAATGATCGGGCAAAGATAGTGCAAAGATAGCGCAAAGCAAAGATAGTGCTGATGACGATAACCAGCTTATTGAGAGTGAGAATCCAGCATGCGATTGACCACAAAAGGACGCTATGCCGTAACTGCCATGTTGGACCTGGCGCTGCATGCGGATCAGGGGCCGGTAGCCCTTGCTGACATTTCCGAACGTCAGGGTATTTCACTCTCCTATCTGGAGCAGCTGTTCTCTCGCCTGCGCAGAAGCGAGCTGGTGTGCAGCGTGCGCGGGCCGGGTGGGGGTTACCGCCTCAGTCGTGACTGTGAAGCCATTTACGTGGCTCAGGTGATTGATGCGGTGAATGAATCCGTTGATGCAACCCGCTGTCATGGCGACGGTGGTTGTCAGCAGGGTGCCAAGTGCCTGACGCACCATTTATGGCATGACCTGAGCAAACAGATTCACGAGTTTCTTGGCAATATCAGTCTGGCTGATCTTGTCGCAAAAAGAGAAGTTCAAAATGTCGCTGTTCGTCAGGACGAACAGCAGGGCCAGGACAACAAGAGTGTGATTAACAGCCTGCTGTAATGCTGTTTTCACAGGGATAATACGACAGCCTGGAGCGTGTGAAACGCCTGGAGATGTACGGGATGAAACTACCAATTTACCTTGACTACTCAGCAACGACACCGGTCGATCCTCGTGTCGCCGAAAAAATGAGTCAGTGCCTGGTTGCTGAAGGTAACTTCGGCAACCCTGCCTCTCGATCGCATGTGTTTGGCTGGAAGGCCGAGGAAGCCGTGGAAGATGCACGTCGCAATGTCGCCGACGTGCTGGGTGCCGACCCCCGCGAAATTGTCTGGACTTCCGGTGCGACCGAGTCAGACAACCTTGCGATTAAAGGTGTTGCTCACTTCTATGCCAAAAAAGGCAAGCACATTATTACCTCCAGAATCGAACACAAAGCGGTTCTGGACACCTGTCGTCAGCTGGAGCGTGAGGGCTATGAAGTCACTTACCTCGATCCGGATGCGGACGGCATTATTACTCCGGAAATGGTGGAATCCGCCCTGCGTGATGACACAATTCTGGTTAGCCTGATGCATGTCAATAACGAGATCGGCGTAATCAACGATATTGCGGCTATTGGTGAAGTCACTCGAGCCCGCAAGGTTCTGTTCCATGTGGATGCTGCCCAGAGTGTGGGTAAAATTCCTCTGGACATGAACGCTGTGAAAGTCGATCTGCTCTCTGTTTCTGCCCACAAAATGTACGGACCCAAAGGTATTGGTGCGTTGTATGTGCGCCGTAAACCCCGTGTGCGTCTGGAAGCCCAGCTTCATGGTGGTGGGCACGAGCGCGGCATGCGTTCCGGCACTTTGCCAACACACCAGATTGTTGGGCTGGGTGAAGCCTGTCGTATTGCCAGAGAAGAAATGGTCACAGACCATGAACATTGCCTGAGCCTGCGTCAGCGTTTCCTGAACCACTTTGAGGGTATGGAAGAAGTACACGTCAATGGCAGTCTGGAGCAGAGAGTGGCTGGTAACCTGAACATCAGCTTCGCTTTTGTGGAAGGTGAATCCCTGATCATGGCGCTGAAAGACGTTGCGGTTTCTTCGGGTTCCGCCTGTACTTCAGCCAGTCTGGAACCTTCTTATGTGTTACGTGCGTTGGGGCTGGATGATGAACTGGCACACAGTTCCCTGCGTTTCAGCTTCGGGCGTTTCTCGACACCCGAGGAAGTGGATTATGCCGCTACCCAGGTGAAGGATGCAGTGGTTAAGCTGCGTGAACTGTCGCCTCTGTGGGACATGTACAAGGACGGCGTTGACCTGAAATCTGTGCAGTGGGTTGCACACTAAGTGAGTTTCGGTGCCGGCTCCGGCCTGAATGACCGGAACCGCATCATCGCAGAATAGGGTGGGAGGATAGAACCATGGCTTACAGTAAAAAGGTGGAAGACCATTACGAGAACCCTCGTAATGTCGGCAAGCTTGATGACAAGGCCGAAAATGTCGGCACCGGCATGGTGGGTGCACCCGCCTGTGGCGACGTGATGCGTCTGCAGATTCAGGTGAGTGAGGAAGGGGTGATTGAAGACGCCCGTTTCAAAACTTACGGTTGCGGTGCTGCCATTGCTTCCAGCTCTCTGGCAACAGAGTGGATGAAAGGCAAAACGCTGGAAGAGGCATCCGAGATCAAAAACACCGATATCGCGGAAGAACTGGCACTGCCGCCAGTCAAGATTCACTGCTCGGTACTGGCTGAAGATGCCATTAAAGCGGCAGTGGATGACTATCGTAGTAAACATGACGGTGAATCCGCAGCCTGATTCACCGCAGTGACAGGCGGAACCTGTCGCGGTTAATTTTAGTTGGAGTATTTCATGGCGATCACCATGACCGCTGCCGCAGCAAGGCATATCAGGGATCAGTTGAAAAAACGCGGTAAAGGCGTTGGCATCAAGGTGGCTGTTCGTACGTCGGGCTGTTCCGGCATGGCCTACGTGCTGGAATTTGTCGATGTAAAAGCCGACGAAGACAGCATGTTTATCAGTCAGGATCTGGAAATTCATTCTGACCCGAAAAGCCTTGTTTATCTGGACGGTACCGAGCTGGACTTTGTGAAAGAAGGCTTGAACGAAGGTTTCCAGTTTAATAATCCTAACGTCGCCAGTGAGTGCGGCTGCGGTGAAAGCTTCAACGTCTGATTTTATAGTTAACCCGGCCTTTTCTCAGGTCGGGTTTCTTGTTTTATCCCCTCTAAATTCTTACTTCCGGATAGCAGCATTTTTTGCCACTCCCGAAGCCATTTGGAACAAGCATCGCCGTGGTTGATATATCGAAGAACTATTTTGAACTGTTTCAGCTTCCTGTTGCCTGTCAGGTTGATCTGTCACTGTTGTCGGAACGGTATCGGGAACTTCAGAAAACCGTACACCCTGATCGTTTTGCCGGTGCTGACGACCGTCAACAGCGACTGGCTATTCAATACGCGGCCTATGTTAACGAAGGCTATGAAACGCTGAAGTCGCCTATGACAAGATCGTTATATCTTTTGGATCAGGCGGGTTATAAGGTTGATCTTGAAAACAATACGGTGATGGATCCGATGTTTCTGATGGAACAGATGGAATTGCGCGAGGCTATATCAGAAATGCGCGATCATGCTGATCCTGAATCAGAACTGGAGCGTCTGGTTGATGACGTGGGTGAAGGGATTGAAGCCCTGTTTGGTACCTTTGAACAGCTGTGGCTGATTGCTAGCGAAGCCGGTACTGATGCGCCCGCCAGAGACGATGCGATGAAAAAGGCACAGGATACTGTACGAAAGATGCAGTTCATGGTTAAGCTTGCGGCTGAACTGGAACAGCTGGAATCCGAGCTGCTTGATAGCTAAAGACCAGTTGCAGATATAAGGCAATAGAATGGCATTACTACAGATTTCCGAACCGGGGCAAACGCCTGAACCGCACCAGCGTAAAAGGGCGGTGGGTATTGACCTGGGTACAACCAATTCCTTGGTGGCGTCGGTGCGTTCTGGCAACGCGGATACGCTGCCTGATCATCAGGGTGAACATATACTGCCTTCTGTCGTGCATTACGGGGAGCAGGGTGTCACTGTTGGTCAGCAGGCTGAGCAACATATGATCAGCGATGCACTGGATACCATTGTTTCCGTCAAGCGTCTTATGGGGCGAGGGTTGCACGATCTATCGACTCTGGGTGGTGTGATGCCATACCGTTTTGTCGAGTCTGAAAGTCAGATGCCTCTGATTGAAACTCGCCGCGGTGCAGTCAGTCCGGTGGAAGTTTCTGCTGAAATTTTGCGTTCCCTGGCAGTGCGTGCCACTGAAACGCTGGGGGGCGAGCTGGACGGAGCTGTGATTACCGTACCGGCCTATTTTGATGAATCCCAGCGACAGGCGACGAAAGACGCGGCTAAGCTGGCAGGTCTTAATGTTTATCGCCTGTTGAATGAGCCAACGGCGGCGGCTGTCGCTTATGGACTGGATCAGGGTGGTGAAGGTCTGATTGCTGTTTACGACCTTGGTGGCGGCACGTTTGATATTTCCATTCTGCGTCTGCAAAAAGGTGTGTTCGAAGTATTGGCAACCGGTGGTGATACAGCGCTTGGGGGCGATGATTTCGATAAAGCGGTTGCAGGCTGGATGTTGGCTCAGGCTGGTGTGAATGAATCCACCCTGACGAATGAACAGCATCGTCAGATTATGCTGGAAGGTCGCCGTGCTAAAGAAGCATTGACTGATCATGAAAGCGTGGATGTGTCGTTTAATGGCTGGTCTGGTGTGTTAACCACACAACCGTTTAATGCGCTGGCTGACGAGCTGATTGACCGAACCCTGCGAGCGTTCAAACGCGCACTGAGAGATGCAGGCTTTAAAGCCAAAGATATTGAAGCGGTGGTGATGGTCGGCGGTTCGACCCGAATGCCACGGGTTCGCTCGCGTATTGCCGATTTTGCCAAAAAGCAACCGTTGACGTCTATTGATCCGGATCGTGTTGTGGCCGTCGGTGCTGCTCTGCAGGCGGACGTGTTGGCGGGGAATAAGTCAGGCGACGATATGTTGTTGCTGGATGTTATTCCACTGTCGCTGGGTCTGGAAACCATGGGCGGCCTGATGGAAAAGGTGGTTCATCGCAATACCACCATTCCGGTTGCCAGAGCTCAGGAGTTTACCACTTATAAAGACGGTCAGACGGCAATGGCCATTAACGTCTTTCAGGGTGAGCGAGAGCTGATTAAGGATAACCGTTCTCTGGCGCGCTTTGAGCTTCGTGGCATTCCGGCACTGCCTGCCGGTGGTGCTAAAATTCGTGTCACTTTCCAGGTCGATGCAGACGGCTTGCTGGGTGTGTCGGCGGAAGAAATGTCTACCGGTGTCAAAAGCAGTATTCAGGTGAAGCCGTCCTATGGCCTCACGGATGATGAAATTGCCCGTATGCTCAAAGACTCTTATTCTCATGCGGTGGATGATCGAAACAGTCGCCGTTTGCTGGAGCAGCAGGTCGAGGCGGACCGTCTGTTGGAGGCTCTGGTAGCCGCCATGCAGGCGGATGGTGAAGCCCTCTTGAATGAAGAAGAATACCGGTCTGTTCTGGCAGATATGGAGCAGCTGAAAGCGACCCGTCAGGGTGACGATGCTGACGCCATTACCCGCGAGATTGAACGGGTGAGCAAGGCGACGGAAGAATTTGCCGCGCGTCGTATGAATCAGGGTATCCGCAAGGCCCTGTCCGGCCATAGTATTGATGACTTTGAGGAGTCCTGATTATGCCTCAGATTGTATTTCTGCCCCACGATGAACTCTGCCCGGAAGGAGCGGTGGTTGAAGCTGAAGCCGGTGTGTCGGTGCTGGATGTTGCTCTGCAGAATAACATCGAGATTGAGCACGCCTGTGAAAAATCCTGTGCCTGTACCACCTGTCATGTCATTGTTCGGGAAGGGTTTGACAGCCTCGAAGAGTCCGACGAGCTGGAAGACGACTTGCTGGATAAGGCATGGGGTCTTGAGCCAGAGTCCCGACTGAGTTGTCAGGCCGTGGTCGCGGATGAAGATCTGGTGGTTGATATTCCCAAGTACACCATTAATCAGGTTTCCGAGCGTCATTAAGGGGCGCTTGTTCATAACGAGGGGGAAGTGTTATGAGTCTGAAGTGGACCGATATTTACGATATTGCCATTGAGCTATCGGAAGCTTATCCGGACACCGATCCGCAGTATGTCAATTTTGTTGACCTGCGCAACTGGGTTCTGGCGCTGGAAAACTTTGATGATGACCCTGAGCACTGCGGTGAAAAGGTGCTGGAGGCGATTCAGATGGCCTGGATTGAAGAAATCGGTTAATGGCCGTTATCGTGAGTCAATGCTGATGGGTGGTCGTCCCTGCTTCCTGTAGACAGGGACGTGCTTTAACTAACCATTATTATTTTACTCAGTAAGCTGGAACTCAAACAATAAGTCGTCTGCTGCCTGAAGTTGTTGTTTTAGGGATATAATCTGATTTTCAGCCTCCTTCAGGAGCGTACTCAAGTGTTCAATTTCTTCTGTTTGGGCAGACTGGCTGTTTCTTTGTTCCGCAAGCTTTGCTGAATTTTCTTCAAATGTGTTCTCAAGGCTTTCCTTTTCCAGAGTGATGTTTTCTATGTCTTGCTCAAGGCTTTCCTTTTCCAGAGCGATGCTTTCTATGTCCTGCTCAAGGGACTCAATCTGCTGATTTCTTTGTCTTAAATTTTCTAAAATAACGCTCACGTTGTTTTGACTGCTTTCTAGCTTCTGTTCCATTACCCTGTTGGCTTCCTGTAACCTCAGGCGCTCGCTTTCCTGAAGTTTGAGTTCGTTCTCCAAAAACTGTAACTGCCCTATGAAGGATCGACAGCGGCATTGTAAGCCTTCAAATTGCGCTGAAAGCTCGGTAAGGGTAGCCTCTTTTGTAGTCAGGGTGCGGACTAATTCAGCTTTTGTCTTGCTTAGCCTTATAATGCGACCTTCCTGTATGTCCTGATATCTTTTTCTGGATTCGAGAGCTTGAGTCAGTTCTTCTTGGCTTTCATAGGATTGTATCTTGGCCAGTTGCAGATCCTTGGTCGCTTTTTCAAGTTTCTGATTGAGTCTGAACTGCTTTCTATCGGTTTGCATCGACCGTTCGGTATTGCTTTTCTTTAGTCTGGTATATTCTTCCACTAATCCCTTGCAACCCAGTTGCGCTGTTTCGAGTTTGTACTCCAATTGTCTAATGGTTTTTTCCAAGTTTTGCCTGACTGCGGTTGTACGACGATTAGTAGATTCACGTTCTATTCTGAGTTGCTCTTCTTCCTCCCATTTTTGTGCCTGTTCTGCCAGTCTCAGGCTCATCTGTCTTTCCTGTTTCGCGGCACTGGCTTCTGATGCTTTTGTTCGATCGTCACTGATGCAGTTAACAGCGTAACTGACTGCGCTGGCTAGAAGAGAGAGTGGTGCGCCAATGGTAAGAGTTCCCAAAAGTGGTATGCCTGTGGAGAGTATTGAGGAACTGTACGATGTGTCTGATAGGGCATTGGACTCATGAGCGGAAGCCAGTGTATTGATTCTGCTGGCCTGATTTCTGACATCATGAATGGCTTTAGCATATTCTCTGTTTTTGATCAGACTACCGGCTTCGCACACGATCTCGTAATTACTATGTTCGAGTGCCGATAGCTCACTGGCTTGTTGATTTTCCTGCAAAAGCATTCTGGAGACCGGGCCGATGACTGGAGTGATACTAAAGGCGGTCTCTAGGGCTTTTGTGGCGGGCAGGTAATGATCCAGCTGTTGCAGTAGCCGGTTGCACCCATTGGTTACAGCGTCAACAGCATGGCCGAGAAAGCTGCGTTTTGGCACGATGCCGGACGGTTTCCATGACTCAAACGGTGTGGTCTGGTCGGTAAGTGTTCCGGCTAATCCTGCAAAGTCCATAGATTTCATCCTTGAATCTGGTCGTAAAATTACTCAGATCATTGAGACAAGGCTCGGGTGTATTGGTTCCCATTTAAACCGGAATACTTCAGGAAATTCACGGCTCATTTTCTGTACGGAATGCTGGAATGTATTGTGGTCTTTACCACTTCCGGGGTGGTAGTTATTACCTTCTGACTGGACACTTCCTATGCTATTTGCCGCCTTGCTGCGGGTCATAAAGACTGACAGTTTCACTGTCATCGTTTACAATGCCGCCATGCCATTCTTCATGATGTCCCTGTAAGTAAAGCTCTATGATTTGCAGTTGGTTGTGAAGAATGTCTCGAACTGAATTATAAGAACGGTCCCTTTCCGGTCGCTGAGCAGGCCGGGACTGGCGGGCCACGAACAAAGACAAGTTTGGAGAGTCTAAATGGCCGTAGAACGCACTTTGTCGATTATTAAGCCGGACGCTGTTGCCAAGAATATAATCGGTAAAATATACAAGCGCTTTGAAAAAGCGGGTCTGAAAATCGTTGGCTCAAGGATGATCCATTTGAGTCAGGAGAAAGCAGAAGGCTTTTATGCAGAACATAAAGAACGGCCATTTTTCCCTGATCTGGTGGCCTTTATGACGTCGGGCCCTGTGGTGGTCTCTGTTCTGGAAGGGGACAATGCAGTGGCTCTGCACAGAGAGCTGATGGGCGCAACCAACCCGGCTGAAGCGGCACCAGGAACCATTCGTGCGGATTTTGCTCAAACCATTGACGAAAACGCCGTACACGGTTCGGACTCTCCAACATCAGCAGCTCGGGAGATTGATTATTTCTTTGATGAAGCGGAACTCTGTCCGCGAACGAGATGATAGTACGATTGCCGGGCTTTGCGCCCGGCAATTTTGAGGTATAGAAATGTCAGAAACAGTCGGTCAGTCCGTCTCTGAAGTGAATGAAATGGCTAAAACGAACCTGCTGGGTTTGTCCCGCAGCAAGATGGAAGCCTTCTTTGTCAGCATTGGTGAAAAGAAGTTTCGTGCCCAGCAGGTGCTGAAGTGGATTCATCATGAGCGTGTTGACAGCTTCGACGATATGACCAATGTCAGCAAGGCTTTGCGTGAGC
Above is a window of Endozoicomonas montiporae CL-33 DNA encoding:
- a CDS encoding IscS subfamily cysteine desulfurase gives rise to the protein MKLPIYLDYSATTPVDPRVAEKMSQCLVAEGNFGNPASRSHVFGWKAEEAVEDARRNVADVLGADPREIVWTSGATESDNLAIKGVAHFYAKKGKHIITSRIEHKAVLDTCRQLEREGYEVTYLDPDADGIITPEMVESALRDDTILVSLMHVNNEIGVINDIAAIGEVTRARKVLFHVDAAQSVGKIPLDMNAVKVDLLSVSAHKMYGPKGIGALYVRRKPRVRLEAQLHGGGHERGMRSGTLPTHQIVGLGEACRIAREEMVTDHEHCLSLRQRFLNHFEGMEEVHVNGSLEQRVAGNLNISFAFVEGESLIMALKDVAVSSGSACTSASLEPSYVLRALGLDDELAHSSLRFSFGRFSTPEEVDYAATQVKDAVVKLRELSPLWDMYKDGVDLKSVQWVAH
- the hscB gene encoding Fe-S protein assembly co-chaperone HscB, yielding MVDISKNYFELFQLPVACQVDLSLLSERYRELQKTVHPDRFAGADDRQQRLAIQYAAYVNEGYETLKSPMTRSLYLLDQAGYKVDLENNTVMDPMFLMEQMELREAISEMRDHADPESELERLVDDVGEGIEALFGTFEQLWLIASEAGTDAPARDDAMKKAQDTVRKMQFMVKLAAELEQLESELLDS
- the iscU gene encoding Fe-S cluster assembly scaffold IscU, which codes for MAYSKKVEDHYENPRNVGKLDDKAENVGTGMVGAPACGDVMRLQIQVSEEGVIEDARFKTYGCGAAIASSSLATEWMKGKTLEEASEIKNTDIAEELALPPVKIHCSVLAEDAIKAAVDDYRSKHDGESAA
- the iscX gene encoding Fe-S cluster assembly protein IscX, with protein sequence MSLKWTDIYDIAIELSEAYPDTDPQYVNFVDLRNWVLALENFDDDPEHCGEKVLEAIQMAWIEEIG
- the ndk gene encoding nucleoside-diphosphate kinase, with the protein product MAVERTLSIIKPDAVAKNIIGKIYKRFEKAGLKIVGSRMIHLSQEKAEGFYAEHKERPFFPDLVAFMTSGPVVVSVLEGDNAVALHRELMGATNPAEAAPGTIRADFAQTIDENAVHGSDSPTSAAREIDYFFDEAELCPRTR
- the iscA gene encoding iron-sulfur cluster assembly protein IscA encodes the protein MAITMTAAAARHIRDQLKKRGKGVGIKVAVRTSGCSGMAYVLEFVDVKADEDSMFISQDLEIHSDPKSLVYLDGTELDFVKEGLNEGFQFNNPNVASECGCGESFNV
- the hscA gene encoding Fe-S protein assembly chaperone HscA; amino-acid sequence: MALLQISEPGQTPEPHQRKRAVGIDLGTTNSLVASVRSGNADTLPDHQGEHILPSVVHYGEQGVTVGQQAEQHMISDALDTIVSVKRLMGRGLHDLSTLGGVMPYRFVESESQMPLIETRRGAVSPVEVSAEILRSLAVRATETLGGELDGAVITVPAYFDESQRQATKDAAKLAGLNVYRLLNEPTAAAVAYGLDQGGEGLIAVYDLGGGTFDISILRLQKGVFEVLATGGDTALGGDDFDKAVAGWMLAQAGVNESTLTNEQHRQIMLEGRRAKEALTDHESVDVSFNGWSGVLTTQPFNALADELIDRTLRAFKRALRDAGFKAKDIEAVVMVGGSTRMPRVRSRIADFAKKQPLTSIDPDRVVAVGAALQADVLAGNKSGDDMLLLDVIPLSLGLETMGGLMEKVVHRNTTIPVARAQEFTTYKDGQTAMAINVFQGERELIKDNRSLARFELRGIPALPAGGAKIRVTFQVDADGLLGVSAEEMSTGVKSSIQVKPSYGLTDDEIARMLKDSYSHAVDDRNSRRLLEQQVEADRLLEALVAAMQADGEALLNEEEYRSVLADMEQLKATRQGDDADAITREIERVSKATEEFAARRMNQGIRKALSGHSIDDFEES
- the cysE gene encoding serine O-acetyltransferase — its product is MFERLKEDIRTVMQRDPAARGTFEVVTNYPGLHALLMHRVAHRLWNAGFCWLGRSLSTFSRWFTGIEIHPGATIGRRFFIDHGMGVVIGETAIIHDDVTLYHGATLGGTSPNKGKDHPVNQGKRHPTLANNVVVGAGAKILGPFTVGEGAKVGSNAVVVKEVPPRATVVGIPGRIVEKRTEIDSRRQQMAEKIGFDAYAVTEDMPDPTSNAITAMLDHLHAMDDRMLEICKVLEDRELCGDMNPIPELKDEDFASLKSREQAEA
- the trmJ gene encoding tRNA (cytosine(32)/uridine(32)-2'-O)-methyltransferase TrmJ, with the protein product MNDSVVNEPAVNGSLALDNISIVLINTTHPGNIGAAARAMKAMGLSKLVLVGPADFPSGHATALASGADDILANAKVVETLDEALAGCEFVVGTSARVRGVSLDLVEPKACASQILDEAEQAQVALVFGREDRGMTNEELRRCHLQVHIPTNPDFSSLNLGAAVQVMAYELRMTHLARQGGVEVPKTKQMTHASQDDMERFYQHLYETLVQIGFLEYSSHEKIMAKLRRLYGRIRPDRVELSILRGILSETGKFAKESSEHSSTDA
- the iscR gene encoding Fe-S cluster assembly transcriptional regulator IscR — its product is MRLTTKGRYAVTAMLDLALHADQGPVALADISERQGISLSYLEQLFSRLRRSELVCSVRGPGGGYRLSRDCEAIYVAQVIDAVNESVDATRCHGDGGCQQGAKCLTHHLWHDLSKQIHEFLGNISLADLVAKREVQNVAVRQDEQQGQDNKSVINSLL
- the fdx gene encoding ISC system 2Fe-2S type ferredoxin, encoding MPQIVFLPHDELCPEGAVVEAEAGVSVLDVALQNNIEIEHACEKSCACTTCHVIVREGFDSLEESDELEDDLLDKAWGLEPESRLSCQAVVADEDLVVDIPKYTINQVSERH